The Oryzias melastigma strain HK-1 unplaced genomic scaffold, ASM292280v2 sc00435, whole genome shotgun sequence genome includes the window aagcagtttgctgacttcagtcttcttcacacctcctgatggagctctgtgatctgagctcagtcctgagttcagcagtcagaactggacttgaggagtccagctttggaacctgcagagaaccaacaaacagcagaaagccacactgtgggaaagactccacacttctgactgatgttcacgtccactttattcttcacaggaaagattggaacagaacactgacgactaaaaagaacagagaaacacttctaatctgatacaaaacaggaatcacaacaacacaaacaccagtcgCACTCTtccttaatacatttttacaaaatctttCCTTCACAAAACTGTTGTTTACCAACACGactcaacaaaatataaactgtcattttatatttagacaatattgaaatgttcacaaatcacataaaaatgtaaaaacgcTTTGAGacgtttaaaaatatttctaatgttgtcatggtaacacaaaGACTAAGgatgcattcacaccaaatgcggCAGGCGCAGCGGAGACGTAAGGtctcaatgttaagtcaatgtaaagacccGAACTGACGCTGCGCAATTTACGCagcgcgtcaaccaatcagggacccagttttgggcacgtgacattttcagtgaccagATCAAATGGTAagaataaacattcaagatggcggctcaATGGGAGGATTTTGGTCATTATCTTCTATGCACTTTGACAGatgtggtgaaaacaaacacagcaatGTGCTCGTCAGTGACTCTGTAGAGTTCTTCAAAACTTATagacccaagctactcgctcagcAAAATCCAAGAAGTGAAAACGGCGGTTTCTGCGCGGCAGGAGCATCAAGGCattgagcagtaaatttgacacgTGTCCATAGAGACGAAGCAGACGCGAATTTGACGCGCCTGCCgcattcggtgtgaaagcaccatTAGACAGCACTGTCTCAGCATGAACTACAACCACAATGGTTACCTTAGCAATATCGTAAAAGTACAAAATTCACAAATcaacattaacatttatttaaaaattcaatcTTACTGTCataataaagaaacatttctatttaaaagtgtatttcatgaacatttttaatttgaagtttaggggtgtgccaaaatatcaatattgcgatatatcgcgatatttagtcctgcgatcgattctcgatggattctcaccaagtatcgatattatattttcatttgaagaggctgtagcgctgagcgtgcgagtcgcgcgccggaactattgcGCAGATGGGCGCACTGCATCGGACATTttatagcgatgcacgcgctcgttcGGGAGAAGCTCCGGTGAGATTCAGGCTCTGTAGCGGGTGTgagaagcatgtctacctgtcagcatttatcctccatctgtaggagatccagctggtaagaagtgactttgtctgagcgctagaatgacagcgatcacttacttcctgtttgctgtgggaactgagcgcgtgcttcgcagttgtctgtgtacacTTCAGGGACCGtcgaattttcgctttcatgcacttcaatgtttaacctgctgctgtacggtgtaactttggtaaattttcaatgtgacgttttcaaaaaatgtaattactctttgctaatgttaatttgaagtaattcttagataaaaaacaggattttatgtatgaacttaaatttaaatgtaattaaaataaagtacatgaattcactgtaataTTAGGGGTGTTGATAATTAATTGAAAcccttaaaattatatttactgccattattatgtgtgttttaaggtttttacctattgactgctgactgaccacaTGGAAAATAGATtggaaaataatctcaagtgacagtctgagcaaatcagcctttatttttggatgctcagcccttttcaagtgagagaaaagtgcacaaagaattaggtcaattttgagagaggctgtaaaacattatattgatcatcctttggtgtgacgttcttttggaggtagatagctgtcgccaATTTTTGCTCTGTTGCTTACAAAAACTCTGCACTAAGTAgagtcactgctgatcatgtttactattgttaacattaaatttgacagataattcaaattcaatcgttgtcaatgctcgtcaaagacatagtattactgattttagcaatgttgcataaaagtgtctataatttgttgcacaaaataagaaaagttgtttattatgattgtgtttaagctaaaaaagataaatggggatatatttcccaaaaaaacatgttcttctatataatgctagttattagagagcatttttaccaattatcgcagtatcgcgatattattgatatcgtgagccatgtatcgcgtatcgtatcgtgaggtactcagtgattcccagccctattgaagttagtttgtgactttttctttacaaatggagattttttttactgttttatgctttgtatttttttctttacatgttttaaataaatctaaatctaaaaattcAAATGAGTTACAGTGTTCCCCTGCTTATTCGCTTTTCAGTATTCACCAATTCATGTACTCATATTTAGCAGATTAGCGTGGGCCCTCTggagtttttaatatttattcacattttatatTCTAATTTTCTGAGAAGAAAAACCTGGGGTTTTCATTACCTCTTAAATAACATCACCAAAAAATGGGttacatatttaaaatctttgtgcactaattctttcttttaaaaaaggaatacaaaattttcaaaaatatttcaattttcctATATAAACTTACTTTCTTCTCTTCCTGAAGCCTACTGtaaattttcctgtttttttaagtttcaaattttatttcattgcaaattacaatttttgtctagaaaaaggcttctctcctgaatgagttctcatgtgtcttttgagactaTTCATGTTACTAAAACTTCTGttacattctttacacgtaaaaggcttctctcctgtatgagttcttatGTGCATTTTGAGATTAGATTttcgactaaaacttctgtcacattctttacacgaaaaaggcttctctcctgtatgagttcccATGTGTGATATGAGATTAGATATAtgactaaaacttctatcacattctttacatgtaaaaggcttctctcctgtatgagttctcatgtgtgttttgagagtaTAAATTTGACCAAAGCTTctttcacattctttacacttaaaaggcttctctcctgtatgaatgaTCATGTGTTTATTGAGATtggatatttgactaaaacttttgtcacattctttacatgtaaaaggcttctctcctgtatgagttcgtATGTGTGATATGAGATTagatattttactaaaacttctgtcacattctttacacttAAAAAGCTTCTCTCCcctgtgagttctcatgtgtgttttgagataaGATAAAaggctaaaacttttattacattctttacacgtaaaagttttctcttttctgtgaGTTGTAATGTGAATTCTAAATTTTAACCAGGAGCCAACATTTTTACCACATTCTTTACAGACATATGGTCCTTCATCAGACTTATTTTTCATGTGGGCAGACATATTATGAGCAGTTCTTGTTCCTTTACCAGACTTTACTTGTgaaagtctcttttctttttgggACTGTTTGGTTTTCTTAACCAAAGTTGCTTTCTTGAACGTTTTTCTAacatcagagtcacactgaccttctgacatgtgagagctgaccacactttggacatgacttctgtctcttctcttcctctgatctctgctctgtggctctgtctcttcatctggagttgatgttgattcttcatgttggtttccttcttcatcctgaccaTCAGTTCCATcaaagctctgctgattgtttccatCTGATTCTGTAAAAACGTGTCCCTTAAAAGTAGAAATCTCCATCAAGGTATAACTTTCCTTAATCTGTATAGTTTGTGGTTCCTCCTGGTTCTCCTCAGTCTGTTGAGGTTGTtgttcttcctgctcctcttctATCTGTTGAAGTTCTGGTTCCCCCAGTTCCTCTTTTGTCTATGTAGGCTCTGAATCATTCTCTtccactctgaagttcctctgctggttgcagagatctTCATCTTCTATCAACAaatgctgggggaggactgcagggacacaaatACAAGAAAGTATGAGACCTGTTacagttttttgtgttgttatcaaatacatttttaatcaccTCAGTCAGAAGCCCTACAGTTTGAAACTTTAGAAGTCCATCAGTCCTATCATCCATTTCCTAAATCCTCTAAATCCTTTTCAGGATCATGGGAATCTTGAAATCTACAGGTGTGGATTTGAGTCCCAGGACATAGACACGAGTCattaattttacgactttaaattcAACTGTGATTTTAACAGCCGTAACTTGTGACTTGAATTGCTTTTCCTGAAGTGGACCCAGTAAGGTTTCCCATCAAAGACTCCAGACAGTTTTTTGATGAATatcttttggaaaatatttctgAACAAAGCTACATGTACGGCACACAGCAAAATCCAGAGCATGTTCTCAAACTAGATGGGTCTTCACTGGAGCAGTTTATTGTTACTGGAGAACACAAGCATTTTTGGTTTACCTCGGTCAATGATGTACTGGTctagagcagtgtttttcacccttttttgagccaaggtacactttttccatgaaaaaaactccagcggcacactagcatccaaaaagaTACGCAttttagtctgtattgatgtacattccttccacaatctagtgtactttttttttttttttaataagtgggaagcatcattGCAGTGCAGAGGTGATGTCACTTTAACgcagtgtttctcaatctcAATTCACCCCCCGCCCACactacaactttctgctgcaaatatcatcgttatcattagtcaatttgctcaagttaaacgtatatctcttcaaaacagtctacatttattataattgaagaatgatttaaaaaaaaaacttctaaataatcagtttttatgcttttgttccCCAAGAATCCTTACaaatctttcaaagtaaaaagacGCTCATGAacgacaaacccacaattctcactgaaatcactaaaaacttacaaaagtaacaataaataaaaaatttattgaaaattaaacaatcaaaatcaaccatcacttttgaattgttgattaacataattgttttaaaaaacaaactaatgaaacaggcctggacaaaaatgatggtacctcaataaaagataaaactatttgaccagagtgacatgattaactcaggtgtgtcctttaattgacatcacaggtgtttccAAATTCATAATCAGTCAGTCTGCCTATTTAAAGGGAGACAAGTAGTCACTCTGCTGTTTGGTGAAAAGGTGTGTACCACACTGAACATGGACAACAGAAAGCGAAGGAGAATTGTCCCAGGACATCCGACAAAAAACTATAGACAAACATCTTAAAGGTAAAGGCTATAAGACCATCTCTAAACAGCTGGAAGTTCCTGTGACAACAGTGGCTCATATTATTCAGAAGTTCAAGACCCACGAGACAGTAGCCAACCTCCCTGGACGTGGCCACAAGATGAAAATTGATGACAAGTTGAAGAGACGGATCGTTGGAATTGTATCCAGAACAACCTCCAAAGAAATTAAAGGTGAACTCCAAGGCCAAGGTACATCAGTGTCAGATCCCACCATTCGTCGTTGTTTGAGCCAAAGTGGACTTCAAGGAGGACACCACTGctgaaaagaaatcataaaaaagccaGACTGGAGTTTGCAAAAATGCATGTTGACAAGCCACAAAGCTTCTGGGAGAATGTCCTTTGGACAGATGAGACCAAACTGGAGCTTTTTGGTGCAGCACATCAACTCTATGTTCATAGACTCAAAAACCAAGCATACGAAGAAAAGAACACTGTCCCTACGGTGAAACGTGGAGGAGGCTCAGGAATGTTTTGGGGCTGCTTTGCTGCATCTGGCACAGGGTGTCTTGAATGTGTCCAAGGTAGAATGAAATCTGAAGACTATCAAGGCATGCTGGAGATAAATGTGCTGCCTAGTGTCAGAAAGCTTGGTCTCAGTCGCAGGTCATGGGTCTTCCAACAGGACaacgatccaaaacacacagcaaaAACCCCCAAGAATGACTGAGAGAAAAGCGTTGGACTGTTCTAAAGTGGCCTTCCATGAGCCCACTCATGAGAAAAGGCAGATGAAAAGTCTCGAGACAGATAGgataaaaatcaatcattacCTACATTTCAGTGATAACAAGGCtcccaacaacaacaaaaagcttttcaaaattgGCTTGATTGTTGACTCACTTCTTCACACATTTTGAGAGGCACCCAGCTGCAGGCAAACATGGCGGATGTCATGGCGGATTGATGTAAAAAAGTACATTAGATcaagtttaaacacaaaaaactattGATTTGCCttgagctgaacatttttttttcttgttcgtATAATTACTGGCAATATCTGTACTCTCTTTTGTCTACAATCCTAATTGCAATTTTGCAAATATTGTAGCACTGAACTGCTAATCCATGAAGGACTGGTTTACATTTCTAAGTGATTTGTCATCGTTTGACAGTTTGTTTCAGCGATTAGAGAATGCGACTAGAGAGGAAACTGTCCAAATTTCTTTCCAAATTTCAAACACAGAAAGGGGGACAGAGAGTTTCAGCTTGATAGAAAATAGAGCAAGTTCCTGGAAAAGCATGTCTTATTTGTCAGATCTGGCAGaactaagaaatgcaatttggtgaaaatattcaaaacatcacaaacattAATCATTGACAATTCAGAATTGGTTTCCCTTTATTTAAAGTAGGGACCTCTTTAAACGAGTCAAGGTTAGAAAGCccagttatgaagaaaaaaatatataagaattttctaaaaagaaaagcaagtttctagcccattcctgtggcgagttatggtacTTTAAAGAAATATCCACAATGCGCAATTCTACCACTaggggggagcaaaggaaactcaagagatcaagaaataaacacgaTGAAGGCCAAACCATGCCGAGTTTTGAGAGAGAAAGGGAGGTTAACGCCAAAATGTTTGCAAGTTTAACCCTCTGAAACTTAGGGCCTAAAACTCAATTTTGcttacttttgaatttacctctgtattttcaatttaacatgcttatttggtatcatttcaATCAGTACAACCCCACCTATGTGACATTgcatttatttagtcatttttccatgatcTGTTCCCACATCAGACTTAAAATCATGCTTAAACAGAAGATTCCGTCTAGAAAAATgagattcattttgctgtggaaaccccaaaaatgtttaacaaactgtttttacaacatagaatgaaagtcttaggtgtaatttcataaaaactacAAGTATAAATTTAATCAACAAactaataaacacatttttgaatgaaaatacaaaaaacttcAAGGTAAAATTCACAGATTCCTCATTTGGGCCACATATATGAACAGTTTGTGTTGGTAGAGGAACAtcacagctccatgatgtgaCCTTTCATATGTGGTCATACAGACAGTAATAGTTCTTCAGTCTGACAGTGTGGTTTCAGCTTCCAGgccaaaaaacaagaatttctctgctaagagcactgctgtctatttgacatttttcctggaattctattttttttacttgttttcctcataaactttccatgttgtgtttgtgaggaataCTAAAAAGGCTttagggagaagtttgatccagctggacttCAGATCGGCTCTTATGTTACgagtccggcccacttgagatcagacag containing:
- the LOC112140322 gene encoding gastrula zinc finger protein XlCGF8.2DB-like; the encoded protein is MEISTFKGHVFTESDGNNQQSFDGTDGQDEEGNQHEESTSTPDEETEPQSRDQRKRRDRSHVQSVVSSHMSEGQCDSDVRKTFKKATLVKKTKQSQKEKRLSQVKSGKGTRTAHNMSAHMKNKSDEGPYVCKECGKNVGSWLKFRIHITTHRKEKTFTCKECNKSFSLLSYLKTHMRTHRGEKLFKCKECDRSFSKISNLISHIRTHTGEKPFTCKECDKSFSQISNLNKHMIIHTGEKPFKCKECERSFGQIYTLKTHMRTHTGEKPFTCKECDRSFSHISNLISHMGTHTGEKPFSCKECDRSFSRKSNLKMHIRTHTGEKPFTCKECNRSFSNMNSLKRHMRTHSGEKPFSRQKL